In Cupriavidus taiwanensis, the following are encoded in one genomic region:
- a CDS encoding Bug family tripartite tricarboxylate transporter substrate binding protein, protein MKQALQPQPAMPARRQAVASALTALAAIGAAWFAPAALAQDGSYPARPVTLVVSAAAGGTTDIAARMIAEPLAKALGQPVVVDNRPGGNGGIAASLVARAKPDGYTLMLQYSGFHVITPLLVKNLSWDPVKDFAPVANILSAPQVLVVRPSLPVKSLKELVAYAKANPDKLNYASSGNGSLQHVSTELLNQMAGTRITHVPYKGTGPAMTDLLGGSVDLTITTPPPLMGHIAAGKLRPLVVTSKTRLPSLKDVPSAPEAGYPDLDVSSWFAMYAPAGTPKPVVDKLTGEIDKIMRTEAFRKKAEELGAEAKYMNPQQLGQYQKAELARWAKVIKSADIHAE, encoded by the coding sequence ATGAAGCAAGCCCTTCAACCCCAGCCCGCCATGCCCGCACGGCGCCAGGCCGTGGCCTCGGCACTGACGGCACTGGCCGCAATCGGCGCGGCATGGTTTGCCCCGGCGGCACTCGCGCAGGACGGGAGCTATCCCGCCCGTCCGGTCACGCTGGTGGTATCGGCCGCGGCCGGCGGCACCACCGACATCGCCGCGCGCATGATTGCCGAGCCGCTGGCGAAGGCGCTCGGCCAGCCGGTGGTGGTCGACAACCGGCCCGGCGGCAACGGCGGCATCGCCGCGAGCCTGGTGGCGCGCGCCAAGCCCGATGGCTACACGCTGATGCTGCAGTACTCGGGCTTCCACGTGATCACGCCGCTGCTGGTGAAGAACCTGTCGTGGGACCCGGTCAAGGACTTCGCGCCGGTGGCCAATATCCTGTCGGCGCCGCAGGTGCTGGTGGTGCGCCCGAGCCTGCCGGTCAAGTCGCTGAAGGAGCTGGTCGCCTACGCCAAGGCCAACCCGGACAAGCTCAACTACGCCTCGTCGGGCAACGGCTCGCTGCAGCACGTGTCGACCGAGCTGCTGAACCAGATGGCCGGAACCAGGATCACGCACGTGCCGTACAAGGGTACCGGCCCGGCCATGACCGACCTGCTGGGCGGCTCGGTCGACCTGACCATCACCACGCCGCCGCCGCTGATGGGCCATATCGCCGCCGGCAAGCTGCGCCCGCTGGTGGTGACCAGCAAGACCCGCCTGCCCAGCCTGAAGGACGTGCCGTCGGCGCCCGAGGCCGGCTACCCTGACCTGGACGTGTCGTCGTGGTTTGCCATGTACGCGCCGGCCGGCACGCCCAAGCCGGTGGTCGACAAGCTGACCGGCGAGATCGACAAGATCATGCGTACCGAGGCCTTCCGCAAGAAGGCCGAGGAACTGGGCGCCGAGGCCAAGTACATGAACCCGCAGCAGCTGGGGCAGTACCAGAAGGCCGAACTGGCGCGCTGGGCCAAGGTGATCAAGTCCGCCGACATCCACGCCGAATGA
- a CDS encoding ABC transporter ATP-binding protein produces the protein MSIPALSLDQVTCTFVSRDDRSQRYTAVKDVTLSIQPGEFVSVVGPTGCGKSTLLNVGAGLLEPSSGEVRVFGEPLRGINRRAGYMFQTEALMPWRSALDNVVAGLEFRGVARAEAVQQGEEWLRRVGLGGFGDRYPHQLSGGMRKRVALAQTLVLDPDIILMDEPFSALDIQTRQLMENEVLELWAAKRKAVLFITHDLDEAIAMSDRVVVLSAGPGTHPIGEFAIDLPRPRDVAEIRNHPRFVELHAAIWDVLREEVLKGYAQQRKVA, from the coding sequence ATGAGTATTCCCGCACTTTCACTCGACCAGGTCACCTGCACCTTTGTCTCGCGCGATGACCGCAGCCAGCGCTATACCGCGGTCAAGGACGTCACGCTGTCGATCCAGCCCGGCGAATTCGTATCGGTGGTGGGCCCCACCGGCTGCGGCAAGTCGACGCTGCTGAATGTCGGCGCCGGCCTGCTTGAGCCCTCCAGCGGCGAGGTGCGCGTGTTCGGCGAGCCGCTGCGCGGCATCAACCGCCGCGCCGGCTACATGTTCCAGACCGAGGCGCTGATGCCCTGGCGCAGCGCGCTCGACAACGTCGTCGCCGGCCTGGAGTTCCGCGGCGTGGCGCGCGCCGAGGCCGTGCAGCAGGGCGAGGAATGGCTGCGCCGCGTGGGCCTGGGCGGGTTTGGCGACCGCTACCCGCACCAGCTCTCGGGCGGCATGCGCAAGCGCGTGGCGCTGGCGCAGACGCTGGTGCTGGACCCGGACATCATCCTGATGGACGAGCCGTTCTCGGCGCTGGATATCCAGACCCGCCAGCTGATGGAGAACGAGGTGCTGGAGCTGTGGGCCGCCAAGCGCAAGGCCGTGCTCTTCATCACCCACGACCTCGACGAGGCCATCGCCATGAGCGACCGCGTGGTGGTGCTGTCGGCCGGCCCCGGCACCCACCCGATCGGCGAGTTCGCGATCGACCTGCCGCGTCCGCGCGACGTCGCCGAGATCCGCAACCACCCGCGTTTTGTCGAGCTGCACGCCGCGATCTGGGACGTGCTGCGCGAGGAAGTGCTCAAGGGCTACGCCCAGCAGCGCAAGGTGGCCTGA
- a CDS encoding hydroxymethylglutaryl-CoA lyase, producing MSAAASPLRGPARVEINEVAPRDGLQIEPVVVPTDAKVAFVDALSACGFARIEATSFTSARAIPALADAEALMHRMRRQPGVRYTALVPNLRGLERALSCRPDEVNLVMSASETHNRANLRMTRAQSQQQLLAMIAEAGAAGVPVNVSLSTVFGCPFEGEVDAAEVMALASGFAEAGAAGITLCDTTGMAYPNQVAALCEAFQAALPDTGLTIHLHNTRGMGLANAVAAWQAGVTRFDAAAGGLGGCPYAPGASGNVSTEDLVHMFDCMGVQTGVDLGALLDVVAGMPALVGRDLHSQLLSAGPRLRTHQAPAWMAEHFAAQA from the coding sequence ATGAGCGCCGCCGCCAGCCCGCTGCGCGGCCCGGCCCGCGTCGAGATCAATGAAGTCGCGCCGCGCGACGGCCTGCAGATCGAGCCGGTGGTGGTGCCGACCGACGCCAAGGTGGCCTTCGTCGATGCGCTGTCGGCCTGCGGCTTCGCGCGTATCGAAGCCACCTCGTTCACCTCGGCCCGCGCCATCCCCGCGCTGGCCGACGCCGAGGCGCTGATGCACCGCATGCGGCGCCAGCCGGGCGTGCGCTACACCGCGCTGGTGCCCAACCTGCGCGGGCTCGAGCGGGCGCTGTCGTGCCGGCCTGACGAGGTCAACCTGGTGATGTCGGCCAGCGAGACCCACAACCGCGCCAACCTGCGCATGACGCGCGCGCAATCCCAGCAGCAGCTGCTGGCGATGATTGCCGAGGCGGGCGCTGCCGGCGTGCCGGTCAATGTGTCGCTGTCGACGGTGTTCGGCTGCCCGTTCGAGGGCGAGGTCGATGCCGCCGAGGTGATGGCGCTGGCCAGCGGCTTCGCCGAGGCGGGCGCGGCCGGCATCACGCTGTGCGACACCACCGGCATGGCCTATCCGAACCAGGTTGCGGCGCTGTGCGAAGCCTTCCAGGCGGCGCTGCCCGATACCGGCCTGACCATCCACCTGCACAACACCCGCGGCATGGGCCTGGCCAATGCCGTGGCCGCCTGGCAGGCCGGCGTGACGCGCTTCGACGCGGCCGCCGGCGGCCTGGGCGGATGCCCGTACGCGCCCGGTGCCAGCGGCAACGTCAGCACCGAAGACCTGGTCCACATGTTCGACTGCATGGGCGTGCAGACCGGCGTCGACCTGGGCGCGCTGCTCGACGTGGTGGCCGGCATGCCGGCGCTGGTCGGGCGCGACCTCCACAGCCAGCTGCTGAGCGCCGGCCCGCGCCTGCGCACGCACCAGGCGCCGGCCTGGATGGCAGAGCATTTCGCCGCGCAGGCGTAG
- a CDS encoding ABC transporter substrate-binding protein: protein MYNKKFWKQFLIALALFLAGWFTFGQAQAQGKPEKTKVTIAVGGKNLFYYLPLTIAERLGYFKDEGLDVEIVDFAGGAKALQAVVGGSADVVSGAYEHTINLQAKGQRYQEFVLQGRAPQIVLVVSNKTMPNFKSIADLKGKKIGVTAPGSSTNMMANFVLAKAGLKPSDVSFIGVGASAGAVAAMRSGQIDAMANLDPVVSMLTQKNEVRIASDTRTLKDTQAVFGGNMPSGCLYASQAFIQQNPNTTQALTNAMVRALKWLQKAGPSDIVKTVPESYLLGDRALYLAAWDKVKEAISPDGTMPADGPRTALNALSQFDAELKGKPVKLEETYTNAFVQKANAKYK from the coding sequence ATGTATAACAAGAAGTTCTGGAAGCAATTCCTGATCGCGCTGGCGCTGTTCCTGGCCGGCTGGTTCACCTTCGGCCAGGCGCAGGCGCAGGGCAAGCCCGAGAAGACCAAGGTCACCATCGCGGTGGGCGGCAAGAACCTGTTCTATTACCTGCCGCTGACCATCGCCGAGCGCCTCGGCTACTTCAAGGACGAAGGGCTGGACGTCGAGATCGTCGACTTCGCCGGCGGCGCCAAGGCGCTGCAGGCGGTGGTGGGCGGCAGCGCCGACGTGGTCTCGGGCGCCTACGAGCACACCATCAACCTGCAGGCCAAGGGCCAGCGCTACCAGGAATTCGTGCTGCAGGGCCGCGCCCCGCAGATCGTGCTGGTGGTGTCGAACAAGACCATGCCCAACTTCAAGTCGATCGCCGACCTGAAGGGCAAGAAGATCGGCGTGACCGCGCCGGGCTCGTCGACCAACATGATGGCCAACTTCGTGCTGGCCAAGGCCGGCCTGAAGCCGTCCGACGTGTCGTTTATCGGCGTGGGCGCCAGCGCCGGAGCGGTGGCGGCGATGCGTTCGGGCCAGATCGATGCGATGGCCAACCTGGACCCGGTGGTATCGATGCTGACGCAGAAGAACGAGGTGCGCATCGCCTCGGACACCCGCACGCTCAAGGACACCCAGGCGGTGTTCGGCGGCAATATGCCGTCGGGCTGCCTGTACGCGTCGCAGGCCTTCATCCAGCAGAATCCCAACACCACGCAGGCGCTGACCAACGCCATGGTGCGCGCGCTCAAGTGGCTGCAGAAGGCAGGCCCGTCCGACATCGTCAAGACCGTGCCGGAAAGCTACCTGCTGGGTGACCGTGCGCTGTACCTGGCCGCGTGGGACAAGGTCAAGGAAGCGATCTCGCCGGACGGCACCATGCCGGCCGACGGCCCGCGCACCGCGCTCAACGCGCTGAGCCAGTTCGATGCCGAGCTCAAGGGCAAGCCGGTCAAGCTGGAAGAGACCTACACCAACGCCTTCGTGCAGAAGGCCAACGCCAAGTACAAGTAA
- a CDS encoding sensor histidine kinase, translating into MMRPRRAPSLRLQLSLWLLLPLMGLLAFDAWLTYQRAMSAAHTAFDRTLEASLRAMREGIRLHEGRFAVELPNLALELFDNQAGPRIFYRIRADDGATVTGYDDLPMPPEAPLQLYRTVFYDTVFRDQPLRMAAQPLPVRDVGSARTRLVWVLVGETIEPRQLLARDILIGSLLQELMLVTLALGIVWFGVRRGLRPLNRLSDTVARRGTQLDPIEQKDLPAEMKPLVQALNQYMARLHGMVLARKRFFADAAHQLKTPLAIIQAQSELALRERDGERVREHMRRLHGTVRHASRGVQQLLSLSRLEPDAGYEPTLKPLRLDTLAQSVALDWAPVARGAGVDLGFEQDAPVEIAGQPELLQELTGNLIDNAIRYAGHGAMVTVRVALEDGIPRLQVTDNGPGIAPAERDAVFRRFYRGASGQAVEGTGLGLSIVREIARLHGARVGLGETPGGGLMVSVQFSTRIP; encoded by the coding sequence ATGATGCGGCCGCGCCGGGCCCCGAGCCTGCGGCTGCAGCTGTCGCTGTGGCTGCTGCTGCCGCTGATGGGCCTGCTCGCCTTCGATGCCTGGCTGACTTACCAGCGCGCCATGTCGGCCGCGCATACCGCCTTCGACCGCACGCTGGAGGCGTCGCTGCGCGCCATGCGCGAAGGCATCCGCCTGCACGAGGGGCGCTTCGCGGTGGAACTGCCCAACCTCGCGCTCGAGCTGTTCGACAATCAGGCCGGCCCGCGCATCTTCTACCGCATCCGCGCCGACGACGGCGCCACCGTGACCGGCTACGACGACCTGCCGATGCCGCCCGAGGCCCCATTGCAGCTGTACCGCACCGTGTTCTACGACACCGTGTTCCGCGACCAGCCGCTGCGCATGGCAGCGCAGCCGCTGCCGGTGCGCGACGTCGGCTCGGCCCGCACCCGGCTGGTGTGGGTGCTGGTGGGCGAGACCATCGAGCCGCGCCAGCTGCTGGCGCGCGACATCCTGATCGGCTCGCTGCTGCAGGAGCTGATGCTGGTGACGCTGGCGCTGGGCATCGTCTGGTTCGGCGTGCGGCGCGGGCTGCGGCCGCTGAACCGGCTGTCCGACACGGTGGCGCGGCGCGGCACGCAGCTCGACCCGATCGAGCAGAAAGACCTGCCCGCCGAGATGAAGCCGCTGGTGCAGGCGCTGAACCAGTACATGGCGCGGCTGCACGGCATGGTGCTGGCGCGCAAGCGCTTCTTTGCCGATGCCGCGCACCAGCTCAAGACCCCGCTGGCGATCATCCAGGCGCAGTCCGAACTGGCACTGCGCGAACGCGACGGCGAGCGCGTACGCGAGCATATGCGGCGGTTGCACGGCACCGTGCGGCACGCGTCCAGGGGCGTGCAGCAGTTGCTGTCGCTATCGCGCCTGGAGCCTGATGCCGGCTATGAGCCGACGCTGAAGCCGCTGCGGCTGGATACGCTGGCGCAGTCGGTGGCGCTGGACTGGGCGCCGGTGGCGCGCGGTGCCGGGGTGGACCTGGGTTTCGAGCAGGACGCGCCGGTGGAGATTGCCGGGCAGCCGGAGCTGCTGCAGGAGCTGACCGGCAACCTGATCGACAACGCGATCCGCTATGCAGGGCACGGCGCGATGGTGACGGTGCGCGTGGCGCTGGAAGACGGGATACCGCGCTTGCAGGTGACCGACAACGGCCCGGGCATTGCGCCGGCCGAACGGGACGCGGTGTTCCGCCGCTTCTATCGCGGCGCAAGCGGGCAAGCGGTGGAAGGCACCGGCCTGGGCTTGTCGATCGTGCGCGAGATCGCGCGGCTGCATGGTGCGAGGGTGGGGCTTGGCGAAACGCCGGGAGGCGGACTGATGGTGTCGGTGCAATTCAGCACCAGAATTCCTTAG
- a CDS encoding ABC transporter permease — MAFRTDSKGMLRVWQLLVLVVILGVWHVATRSQQVAFFFGEPLMVAQRIWSWFIVERDIYLHLGVTLIETVLAFGIGTVAGLGVGLWLALSPLTSAILDPYVKAMNSMPRVILAPIFAVWFGLGIWSKVALAVTLVFFIVFFNVYQGVKEVSPVVLANARMLGANQKQLLRHVYLPSATSWVFSSLHTSVGLAFVGAVVGEYLGSARGVGYLILQAEGTFDINTVFAGIVVLTAFALVLDWMVGMGEKRLMKWQPKSGETEKL, encoded by the coding sequence ATGGCATTCCGTACTGATTCCAAGGGCATGCTGCGCGTCTGGCAGCTGCTCGTCCTGGTGGTGATCCTCGGCGTGTGGCACGTGGCCACGCGCTCGCAGCAGGTCGCCTTTTTCTTCGGCGAGCCGCTGATGGTGGCGCAGCGCATCTGGAGCTGGTTTATCGTCGAGCGCGATATCTACCTGCACCTGGGCGTGACGCTGATCGAAACCGTGCTGGCCTTCGGCATCGGCACGGTGGCGGGGCTGGGCGTCGGCCTGTGGCTGGCGCTGAGCCCGCTGACCTCGGCCATCCTCGATCCCTACGTCAAGGCCATGAACTCGATGCCGCGCGTGATCCTGGCGCCGATCTTCGCGGTCTGGTTCGGCCTGGGCATCTGGTCGAAGGTGGCGCTGGCGGTGACGCTGGTGTTCTTCATCGTCTTCTTCAACGTCTACCAGGGCGTCAAGGAAGTGAGCCCGGTGGTGCTGGCCAATGCGCGCATGCTGGGCGCCAACCAGAAGCAGCTGCTGCGCCACGTCTACCTGCCGAGCGCGACCAGCTGGGTGTTCTCGTCGCTGCATACCTCGGTGGGCCTGGCCTTCGTCGGCGCGGTGGTGGGCGAGTACCTGGGCTCGGCGCGCGGCGTGGGCTACCTGATCCTGCAGGCCGAGGGCACCTTCGACATCAATACCGTGTTCGCCGGCATCGTGGTGCTGACCGCGTTTGCGCTGGTGCTGGACTGGATGGTCGGCATGGGCGAGAAGCGGCTGATGAAGTGGCAGCCGAAGAGCGGGGAGACGGAGAAGCTGTAA